A region from the Triticum urartu cultivar G1812 chromosome 1, Tu2.1, whole genome shotgun sequence genome encodes:
- the LOC125524624 gene encoding PLASMODESMATA CALLOSE-BINDING PROTEIN 4-like, with amino-acid sequence MAVPLVLVLLVAMFTGSDAMYCVCKSDANPAAMQKAIDYACGKGADCTQITSSGPCFQPSSVVAHCSYACNSYYQKNAGMGATCDFMGVATLVAADPSAGSCKYPASASGVGTGAGTGGTGMGTGGTGMGTGGMGTGTGSTGTGTGVSTGGMGSMTPPGATSTGMPGSPFGGGAYGPSGMNQDYNAAAVGRRVASAGLLVAAAAPLLLHLI; translated from the exons ATGCGATGTACTGCGTGTGCAAGTCGGACGCGAACCCGGCGGCGATGCAGAAGGCCATCGACTACGCGTGCGGCAAGGGCGCCGACTGCACCCAGATCACCTCCAGCGGGCCCTGCTTCCAGCCCTCCTCCGTCGTCGCCCACTGCTCCTACGCCTGCAACAGCTACTACCAGAAGAACGCCGGCATGGGCGCCACCTGCGACTTCATGGGCGTCGCCACCCTCGTCGCCGCCGACCCCAGCGCCGGATCCTGCAAGTACCCCGCCAGCGCTAG CGGCGTAGGCACCGGAGCAGGCACCGGCGGCACAGGGATGGGCACCGGCGGCACAGGGATGGGCACCGGCGGCATGGGCACCGGCACAGGCAGCACCGGGACAGGCACGGGCGTCAGCACCGGCGGCATGGGGAGCATGACCCCGCCGGGCGCGACCAGCACCGGGATGCCGGGgagccccttcggcggcggcgcgTACGGCCCGTCGGGCATGAACCAGGACTACAACGCAGCCGCCGTCGGTCGCCGCGTGGCCTCCGCCGGGCTCCTCGTGGCGGCAGCCGCGCCGCTCCTCCTCCACCTCATCTGA